CAAGAAGCCGTTCGCGTAGGCGACGATCAAAAGTTACCCACGGTACAAAAAAGTTTTCTCTACATGCCCTATATGCACAGTGAGTCCCGGGAGATTCACGAAAAAGCCGTGACGCTTTTTTCTCAACCAGGTTTGGAAGACTCTTTGAAGTACGAGCTTCAGCATAAAGCGATTATAGATCGGTTCGGTCGGTATCCACATAGAAACAAAGTTTTAGGCCGCACGTCGACTCCTGAAGAAATCGAATTTCTAAAGCAACCTGGTTCTTCCTTTTAAGTTTAAAAGAAGATACTTTAGAAAGCAGGAAGGTCATTGTGGATAAGAAAAAACTCGTCGAAGTCATTCGTACTCAGCTCGAGCAAGACATCGTGGTTCTAAAGGCCGCCGCATTGGCAACCTACGAAGCTGCGACTCACGAAGAAAGCAAACCCGAAAATGAGTACGACACGCGCGGCTTGGAAGCGTCTTATTTGGCGGGTGCTCAGGCAAAAAGAATTGCTGAGATTGAAGAGCTCTTAGTTATCTTAAAACATTTGGATGTGAAAAACTTTGGCCCGAATGACAAAATCACTTCATCCGCACTGGTCGAAGTTGAGAGCAACGGCAAAACAAACTTCTTTTTTATTCTCGCAAAAGGTGGCGGCGTCAGTGTGAAGTTCGAAGGCCGCACTGTGCAAATCATCACACCGAACAGTCCGTTGGGAGAAGCGCTACTTGATCAGAAAGAAGGCGGTTCTGCCGTTGTCGAAAACGGCGATCAATTTCGCGAATACGATATTATTAAAGTGTGGTGATTAATCTTCAGCAGGGCCCGGCTCTTGCTTTTCTTCCGCTTTTCTTTTGAGCGAGTCCAAACTTTTTTCAAAGGTCTCTCCCATGAATTTATCCATAAACAATGCCAGATAACGATATACGGGATTGGCCCCAACATCTCCGGAATCTCTCCATTTCACTTGAGTTCCCTCGCCACTGGGCGTGAAAATGATTTCGCCTTTCATGCGAAACGAATTTCCTTCCATAAGCAGCTCAAACTCTACACCGCTTAAAGGGTCGGCCTTCGTGATTGTTTGCGAGCCATTACCCATTTTCGCGGAAACCCATGAACGCGAAGCGCCTTTGCCTTCAAGTGGCCCTGAGTAGGCGTATTTTATCGCCGGGTCTTCGTAATCAAAAGCGCTCCACTGAGTCCAGCCTTCTTTAAAGTTTGCGACTAGGGGATAAATCGTGGTGGGTGGCGCCTGAATATACACAGATCTTTCCACACTCCACCGCGCCGGCAGGAGGAGCCCGATAAAAAGCAGAACAAGAATGACGATAGGAATAGTTATAAGGATTTTAAGCTTCGTATCCATCGAATTCTTCTCCGCAGGGGTTCTGTGTCTTGCTAGTTGCCCTATCTTAGCTTAGGATTCTGCCTCATGGGCACTGCTATTCAAGATGTTGTTATTATCACAACTGGTGGAACGATCGAGAAGACCTACAATGAATTTGATGGATCTTTAGAAAATCGCGGCACCAGCATCAAAAATCGTATTTTGTCAAAAATGCGTCTTCCTTACACAAACATTTCGGTGTATCCGCTTTTAAGCAAAGACTCGCTTTACATGACAGATGAAGACCGGTCGTTGATTGCAGCAACAGTCAAAGATCAAATGCAGCGCGGATGTCCGATTGTTATTCTTCATGGAACTGACACAATGAATATCACCGCGGAATATTGCTACAATGCTCTAGGTACGCCTCGAGTGCCTGTTGTCTTTACTGGAGCGATGATTCCTATGGGTTTCGATGACTCCGATGCCGCCCAAAATGTGACCGAAGCCCTGTTGGCAGCGAAACTCTTATCTCCCGGATTTTATATCGCGTTTCATAATCAGGTTTTCGCAGTACCGAATGTTCGTAAAAACAAAGAAAAAGGAACTTTCGAAAGTTTCTAAACGCATTTCTCAATTTGAGGCTGAGGATTCTTAGCCGTCTTCCGAAAAGAATTCTTTGTACTTTTCGAGGAGTCGGTTTTGAGAATTCTGCTTTCCACATTGATCAGTTTCTCTTTTGTTTTAAGTTCTTGCGTACACAGCCCGACGAAAGTCCAGCAAGCTTCTTTCGACACTGTCATGCCCTTAAGCGAAAGAACCCCCGCAGCTCAAGACATTGACTGGTGGTCCGCCACCGCCGAACAAGTGAAAAATGCAACCTGCCGAATCAAATATCCCGTAACAACAGCAGAGATCGAATCCTATTTCAAAAAGCTTTCAACGGAAGGTTTCGAACCTGGCATATCTGAAATTTCAGGTGTCGTTCTTGAAAATGAAAAACCTCGCCTGGTATTAGCACTTGCAAAACTTCTCAGCCCTGCGCGTGAATCTGCAGTCATCGATGATGCCCCTAAAAACTTTCAGGAAAAATTCAAAGTGAATCCTTCTTGCACAAAAGCGCTTTGTGCCGCGACCAAGATCTTTGGTAAAGACGTAGGGCCGCAAATGCTTTTCTTAATGGACCGCTTTGACGTCAACACGTCACCTTATTCTTTCATCAATGCGGATCCTTTTACGGCTTCTGAAATTGCCGACGTCATTCGTTCCTTCGAGCTTGTTCATCCCGAACAAATTCCGTTCTCGCATAATAAACAGCTCACGAAGTTTAAACGCGGATACACAAGAGCGTCTTATGGAGAAGGCGGCGGCACTGTCGTCGCCAATGCGATGATCGAACTTTTTGACAGCTGGTCACGCCAACCGTCTTTGATGCGCCAATACACTCTTTATCACGAGATGGCCCACAATCATGCCGACAGTCAGTTTACTGATTACGATCGTTCCGCAACTTGGTTGAACTTCAGCAATTGGAAAGAAACTAAAGCTGGGGACTTCGCAAGCCAACGTCAGAAAGCGATGCAAGGTCATCCATTTGTATCAAAATACGGAGAGACCAACCCCTTCGAAGACTTCGCCGAAAGCGTGACAGCTTACCGATTTAATCCGGAGCTTTTGAAACGTAAATCCATGGAAAAATACAATCTCATCAAGCTTCTGGTTCATGACGGTCTTGAATACACAACAGAAGCTGGGTGTAAAAAGCAAACCCTGTCAGGAAGCTACCAAAAGAAGATTGATGAAAACGGCGGTGACCTCACAAAAAGCAATCTGGACACTATTAAGACGAATTGCCGTCAGTCTTACTATCAATCCATTCTTGGACATATGCCAACCAGTTTTTTCGGATCGTGTGTAGACTATGAAGCAACCGTGATCTGGCAAAAAGAAAACGCTAATAAATATCCCGACATCGTTCCGCACGCTCTATTCAATGAAAGGCTTCGCCTGAGCACTCTTCATTTCGAAAAAGTCAGAAAAGAGCTTATCAAAGAATTAGCTCCGGAAACGGCTGATTGGATTTTAGAGTCAGTGCAAAGTTTTTCATACCGCATGGATTCGTCGATGAGTAATAACGACTATTGCGATGTTTGGACGAATTTAAGTAACAAAGTATATCCAGGAATTACTTACGATAGTAATTGGAGTAAGAACGGCGTGTTCGTTTCCCGCGCTTATGCTCCACAACCGGGCGCTGCGCGCGGATTGTGTTTGGATCTTATTGGTGGTTTCACGCCGACTGCGAAATCTTCACTCTCGGCAATTCGTAAATGGGTTAAAGAAAAGGCTGTTCTGCAGACACAAGGTCCTATCGCTGAACGTGGGATCACACGGGATACTTTGCTGAAATATATCCTGGATCGAACTCTTCGCTAGAGTTTTCTGATTAAAGACTTGGCGTCTTCGGGCGCCCTGACTTTGATGTCGTTATCAAAATAAACGAAGACGTCTTTTTTCCCTTTGGGAAAAGCTTTGTCAGACATCGCTAAAGCGTCCTGAGGTTGCTTTCCTCCCCGCCACAATTTGATCCGGTCAGCCCACCAATTTAATGTCGGCTCGTCATATCCGCTTTTATAAATCTCTTCGTCGCCGTGCAAGCGCAAATAAACAAAGTCACTTGTGACGTCTTCGATATAAGGCCACTTGCCCGCGGTATCCGCAAAGACGAGCGCGACTTTATATTCGCGCAGCAAATCGATAAAATCGGGATTTTCAAAAGTATGACTGCGCACTTCCATCGCATGACGTAATATCTGTGAAGAACTTTTGGCGCCTTCCGGAAAACTGGGCTCTCTGCGATCGGATTTCTGCGCCAGCTTTGCCGCTTCCTTCATAGTTCGGGGTAATAGTTTAAAAAAGTTTTCTATTTTTTCTTCCTCAAAGCGAAAGCTCGGTGGAAACTGCCACAAAAAGGCGCCCAGTTTTTCTTTAAGATGCAAAACACCCGATGCAAAAAAGTTCGCCATAGGTATTTCTATATCGTTCAGTCGGCGAATATGCGTGATATAACGGGGACATTTCACAGAAAAAACAAAATCCTTGGGAGTTTCCGCATACCATTTTTTGAAACTTTCCGGCGACTGCGTGGAATAAAAGGTCCCGTTGATTTCAATCGAATTGATCTGCCTGCTTGCGTAGAAAAGTTCTTTGTTTTGCGCGAGGTCTTCGGGATAAAAAACTCCTCGCCAAGGTTTATAGCGCCAACCAGAAATACCAACTCTTGTTTCCATGTCCTAAAGCTATTAGACTGACAAAGTTCCGTCGAGAATATTGAGGTTTCATATGAAGTACTTTGTCATTTCACTTTTATTCGTTCTATCGTCCGTTGCTTTTGCAAAGAAAGAAGTCAAACCGACTGAAAAGTCGCAAGGTTCGGCAACTGCCAGCGAGTTAAGTCTCAAATTTCTTGGCATGGATGGATGTGCTCTCCTTTACGATATGAACAAGAAAGTGTGGCTTGAAGAATTCAATCCTGAAAGATGTAAAAGACGTCATGCACCTTGCTCGACGTTCAAAGTTCCTTTGGCTGTGATGGCATTTGACAGCGGAACTCTTAAAGACGCTTCAACATTATTCAAGTGGGACAAAGTTCCGCGCAGTCTTGACGTTTGGAATCAGGATCACACCGCGCAAAGC
This region of Bdellovibrio sp. 22V genomic DNA includes:
- a CDS encoding DUF72 domain-containing protein, with the protein product METRVGISGWRYKPWRGVFYPEDLAQNKELFYASRQINSIEINGTFYSTQSPESFKKWYAETPKDFVFSVKCPRYITHIRRLNDIEIPMANFFASGVLHLKEKLGAFLWQFPPSFRFEEEKIENFFKLLPRTMKEAAKLAQKSDRREPSFPEGAKSSSQILRHAMEVRSHTFENPDFIDLLREYKVALVFADTAGKWPYIEDVTSDFVYLRLHGDEEIYKSGYDEPTLNWWADRIKLWRGGKQPQDALAMSDKAFPKGKKDVFVYFDNDIKVRAPEDAKSLIRKL
- a CDS encoding SRPBCC family protein, with the translated sequence MDTKLKILITIPIVILVLLFIGLLLPARWSVERSVYIQAPPTTIYPLVANFKEGWTQWSAFDYEDPAIKYAYSGPLEGKGASRSWVSAKMGNGSQTITKADPLSGVEFELLMEGNSFRMKGEIIFTPSGEGTQVKWRDSGDVGANPVYRYLALFMDKFMGETFEKSLDSLKRKAEEKQEPGPAED
- a CDS encoding DUF924 family protein, with the translated sequence MSSFTPNDILDFWFEEIDPSFWFMKDELFDQRLRARFHKAHEETVAGVTALWRNSPEGRLAEVIVLDQFSRNMFRNSPQAFASDPLALHLAQEAVRVGDDQKLPTVQKSFLYMPYMHSESREIHEKAVTLFSQPGLEDSLKYELQHKAIIDRFGRYPHRNKVLGRTSTPEEIEFLKQPGSSF
- a CDS encoding asparaginase domain-containing protein gives rise to the protein MGTAIQDVVIITTGGTIEKTYNEFDGSLENRGTSIKNRILSKMRLPYTNISVYPLLSKDSLYMTDEDRSLIAATVKDQMQRGCPIVILHGTDTMNITAEYCYNALGTPRVPVVFTGAMIPMGFDDSDAAQNVTEALLAAKLLSPGFYIAFHNQVFAVPNVRKNKEKGTFESF